The following are encoded together in the Lusitaniella coriacea LEGE 07157 genome:
- a CDS encoding potassium channel family protein, with translation MSEPDNGTQTPEILSNEEFVRAIAQMIVERLDGLNSHANQEWETISNTTYPRYSKLVSTRKFIGFLSVVLLLYATSNTFHQILPVWHSLRIGLIASIVGILSGLTLIVVLVFEVFLGAGIDIELKLQKGQKILQEYQFIPSLNKLPFLLTFLGLGFFTIILGFASFDAELLRQNSNNFSGLEEGFLSIYFSIVTFSTVGYGDIYPTSIIARSAAICEIFIAMFFSLIALSTTLSWVTAYERQQHDLSIKQRIQDIEARKTSL, from the coding sequence ATGTCAGAACCAGATAACGGGACGCAAACCCCAGAGATCCTGAGTAATGAAGAATTTGTCCGCGCGATCGCGCAAATGATTGTCGAACGCCTAGACGGACTCAATTCCCACGCCAACCAAGAATGGGAAACTATCAGCAACACAACCTATCCGCGCTACAGCAAACTCGTTTCCACGCGCAAATTTATCGGCTTCCTTTCAGTCGTCTTATTACTCTACGCCACCTCCAACACATTTCATCAAATTCTTCCCGTTTGGCATAGTTTAAGAATCGGCTTAATTGCCTCAATCGTTGGCATTTTAAGCGGCTTGACACTCATTGTCGTGCTAGTTTTTGAAGTTTTTTTGGGTGCGGGAATCGATATTGAACTCAAACTACAAAAAGGTCAAAAAATCCTACAAGAATATCAATTCATTCCCTCCTTAAATAAATTACCCTTTCTCCTCACTTTTTTAGGACTCGGCTTTTTTACAATCATTCTTGGCTTTGCTAGCTTTGATGCAGAACTTTTGCGACAAAATTCAAATAATTTTTCGGGCTTGGAAGAAGGCTTTTTATCAATTTATTTCTCAATCGTCACCTTCTCAACCGTCGGCTACGGCGACATCTATCCCACTTCAATTATCGCAAGAAGTGCAGCAATTTGCGAAATTTTTATCGCCATGTTCTTTAGCTTAATCGCCCTTTCAACCACCTTATCTTGGGTCACAGCTTACGAGCGACAACAACACGATCTCTCAATTAAGCAACGAATTCAAGACATCGAAGCTCGGAAAACGAGTCTTTGA
- a CDS encoding isoaspartyl peptidase/L-asparaginase, translated as MSSARNTQPKLIIHGGAGSSLKGGVEVVRRSLYSVIEEVYALLQQGSSATDAVIKGCQLLENDPKFNAGTGSVLQSDGQIRMSASLMEGETQRFSGAINVSRVKNPITLAKVLQGESDRVLSDYGAAELLREMNAPIYDPLTDLRLQEWIRERSESFDKDMASVIAEPELTEARRGTIGVVARDRAGNLCAGTSTGGKGLERIGRVSDSAMPAGNYATQNAAVSCTGIGEDIIDECLAARIVVRVTDGLSLGEAMDRSFQEAYQHKRDLGAIAIDATGAIVWGKTSDVLLCAYHDGTTLGDTLEWTADTLTGSPT; from the coding sequence ATGTCATCTGCACGCAATACACAACCGAAACTGATTATTCACGGCGGCGCGGGAAGTTCTCTCAAGGGCGGCGTTGAAGTCGTTCGTCGCTCCCTTTACAGCGTTATTGAAGAAGTCTACGCGCTTCTGCAACAAGGTAGCAGTGCCACAGACGCGGTTATCAAAGGCTGTCAACTCCTTGAAAACGATCCCAAGTTTAATGCGGGAACGGGTTCTGTTCTGCAATCGGACGGACAAATTCGCATGAGTGCTTCCCTGATGGAGGGGGAAACCCAACGCTTTAGCGGCGCGATTAATGTCTCTCGCGTCAAAAATCCCATTACCCTCGCGAAAGTGCTGCAAGGGGAAAGCGATCGCGTGCTATCGGATTATGGTGCAGCGGAACTGCTGCGGGAGATGAATGCACCCATCTACGATCCCTTAACGGATTTGCGCCTGCAAGAATGGATTCGGGAACGTTCGGAAAGTTTTGATAAGGATATGGCGAGTGTTATTGCAGAACCGGAGTTAACGGAAGCAAGGCGGGGAACCATTGGCGTGGTGGCGCGCGATCGCGCGGGCAACCTCTGTGCGGGTACATCCACCGGAGGGAAAGGCTTAGAACGAATTGGGCGCGTCAGCGATTCGGCAATGCCTGCGGGAAATTATGCCACGCAAAATGCGGCGGTGAGTTGTACGGGAATTGGGGAGGATATTATCGATGAGTGTTTGGCGGCGCGAATTGTGGTGCGCGTTACTGATGGACTCTCTTTAGGGGAGGCGATGGATCGCTCTTTCCAAGAAGCTTACCAGCACAAGCGAGACTTGGGCGCGATCGCGATTGATGCCACAGGCGCGATCGTGTGGGGAAAAACGAGCGATGTCCTACTTTGTGCTTACCACGACGGTACTACCCTTGGGGATACCTTAGAATGGACGGCAGATACGCTGACGGGTTCTCCAACTTAA